A DNA window from Zerene cesonia ecotype Mississippi chromosome 28, Zerene_cesonia_1.1, whole genome shotgun sequence contains the following coding sequences:
- the LOC119837712 gene encoding uncharacterized protein LOC119837712, with translation MDVIKQPVNSRNRFLKLSLKKNKTQSAVKNTKPNQSSEVIILDESYERLRSDFPKNFQSSPKIYSPITINDSCELSLEELPEMTMNKEPSKSGNVSLNLSQCVSPVNNNESKPSNGGWSPAQNIICATPRYEQVPSTPKDVTCESQQHCSIKEIQNSHHKLLNDIYGDVWKSIPKLFSKTPNRFNGVSKQLHYDDDDSDKENIRSVIKQNRELYLTESDKKQMRNDVTDSEKKSKKKLYTEKVANTPDVPKPKIKITRDVQSTTKKKKKGMTVTELVQTLDGVNTLDSVDVLTKRVQNVAVTVPDNLKRLSFMGSLADNTPHWRCHPEALQYHDNYKELKDQLARRLFKEFNKCIYDDALDADLPILWDTKLRTTAGTTTNRLIKNSRGERVRAASVKLSVKVLDAPQRLRDTLAHELCHAATWLLDEAKKSVRVFPELGEISRCHDMEIHYKYCYKCTRCGYSIKRHSKSIDVTKKCCGYCRGTFEIIVNRKNKDGVVLSAPARRGAANQFALYVKQNYGALKNGRTHAQVMKMLGEQFSATKGRRKEECGPDL, from the exons atggatGTAATTAAGCAACCTGTTAATTCTAGAAATC GATTTTTGAAACTTTCCttgaagaaaaacaaaacacaaagcGCTGTTAAAAACACGAAACCTAATCAGAGTTCCGAGGTGATTATTCTAGACGAGAGTTATGAGAGATTACGGTCTGACTTTCCAAAAAAT TTTCAATCATCACCAAAGATATATTCACCAATTACTATCAACGACTCATGTGAACTATCACTTGAGGAATTACCAGAAATGACAATGAATAAGGAACCCAGCAAATCTGGTAAT GTATCACTTAATCTATCACAATGTGTGTCACCAGTCAACAACAATGAATCAAAACCAAGCAATGGAGGCTGGTCTCCAGCTCAAAACATAATCTGCGCCACACCAAGATATGAACAGGTACCATCTACACCTAAAGATGTAACCTGCGAGTCGCAACAGCACTGCTCTATAAAGGAAATCCAGAATTCACACCACAAACTCCTGAACGATATTTATGGAGACGTTTGGAAATCTATACCAAAGTTATTCTCTAAAACACCGAATCGTTTTAATGGAGTATCCAAGCAATTgcattatgatgatgatgacagtGATAAAGAGAACATACGATCTGTCATAAAACAGAACAGAGAGTTGTATTTGACAGAGTCAGATAAGAAACAAATGAGGAATGATGTTACGGATTCAGAGAAGAAGTCCAAAAAGAAGTTGTACACGGAGAAGGTTGCTAACACACCGGATGTACCAAAGCCGAAGATTAAAATAACCCGGGACGTTCAGAGTACAActaagaagaaaaagaaag GGATGACGGTAACGGAGTTGGTGCAGACACTGGATGGTGTGAATACTTTGGATAGCGTAGATGTGTTGACAAAACGAGTTCAGAATGTTGCTGTGACTGTACCAGATAACTTGAAAAGACTGAGTTTCATGGGCTCACTAGCTG ACAACACACCACACTGGCGGTGTCACCCCGAAGCGTTACAATACCACGACAACTACAAAGAACTCAAGGACCAGCTCGCGAGAAGACTGTTCAAAGAGTTCAACAAATGCATTTACGATGACGCTCTGGACGCCGACCTGCCCATCCTGTGGGACACCAAGTTGAGGACCACGGCTGG CACGACGACGAACCGGCTGATAAAGAACTCCCGCGGAGAGCGCGTGCGCGCGGCCAGCGTCAAGCTGTCCGTCAAGGTGCTGGACGCGCCGCAGCGCCTGCGCGACACGCTGGCGCACGAGCTGTGCCACGCCGCCACCTGGCTGCTGGACGA GGCGAAGAAGTCGGTGCGCGTGTTCCCGGAGCTGGGCGAGATCTCGCGCTGCCACGACATGGAGATACACTACAAGTACTGCTACAAGTGCACTCGCTGCGGCTACAG CATAAAACGCCACTCGAAGTCCATAGACGTGACGAAGAAGTGCTGCGGCTACTGCCGCGGAACCTTCGAGATAATCGTCAACAGGAAGAACAAAGATGGCGTCGTGCTGTCCGCCCCCGCGCGCCGCGGCGCCGCCAACCAGTTCGCGCTCTACGTCAAACAGAACTATGGCGCGCTGAAGAATGGAAGAACTCACGCGCAGGTCATGAAGATGTTGGGGGAGCAGTTCTCGGCGACGAAGGGGAGGAGAAAGGAGGAGTGCGGGCCGGATTTGTAG